A single region of the Actinoplanes sp. SE50/110 genome encodes:
- a CDS encoding LacI family DNA-binding transcriptional regulator, whose amino-acid sequence MRDVAKLAGVSHQTVSRVINDHPNVRAETRERVLAAMRSLNYRRNLAARTLATRESRTLGIIGFETTLFGPESMLYGIESAARAAGYLVSVATVRELAHRPVLEAVDRLAQHDVDGIIAIAPKPAVTTALTHAPSGLACVAVGGAGTGADPFPTVRVDNAAGARLATRHLLDLGHATVHHAAGPPDWPEAQARVDGWRETLSAAGAAVPPITPGWWDAAAGYEQGRRLAADPAVTAVFCANDRIALGVLRALHEAGRRVPEDVSVVGFDDMPDSGYFLPPLTTIHQDFGEMGRRALALLLDHMAQEETDGPLSNVVVQPELVLRSSTGPRRPLTLGGE is encoded by the coding sequence ATGCGCGACGTCGCGAAACTGGCCGGCGTCTCCCACCAGACCGTGTCCCGGGTGATCAACGATCATCCCAACGTGCGGGCGGAGACCCGGGAACGCGTGCTCGCCGCGATGCGCTCGCTCAACTACCGGCGCAACCTGGCGGCCCGCACCCTGGCCACCCGGGAATCCCGCACGCTGGGCATCATCGGCTTCGAGACCACCCTGTTCGGCCCCGAATCGATGCTGTACGGCATCGAGAGCGCGGCCCGGGCCGCCGGCTACCTGGTCAGCGTCGCCACGGTCCGCGAGCTGGCGCACCGGCCGGTCCTGGAAGCGGTCGACCGGCTCGCCCAGCACGACGTCGACGGGATCATCGCGATCGCCCCGAAGCCGGCGGTGACCACGGCCCTCACCCACGCCCCCAGTGGACTCGCCTGCGTGGCCGTCGGCGGCGCCGGCACCGGTGCCGACCCGTTCCCCACCGTCCGCGTCGACAACGCGGCCGGCGCGCGGCTCGCCACCCGGCACCTGCTCGACCTCGGGCACGCCACGGTGCACCACGCGGCCGGGCCACCCGACTGGCCGGAGGCGCAGGCCCGGGTCGACGGCTGGCGGGAGACCCTGTCGGCGGCCGGGGCGGCGGTGCCCCCCATCACCCCCGGCTGGTGGGACGCGGCCGCCGGGTACGAGCAGGGCCGGCGGCTGGCCGCGGACCCGGCGGTGACGGCGGTATTCTGCGCCAACGACCGGATCGCGCTGGGTGTGCTGCGGGCGCTGCACGAGGCTGGGCGACGGGTGCCCGAGGACGTGTCGGTGGTCGGCTTCGACGACATGCCCGACTCCGGCTACTTTTTACCGCCACTGACCACTATTCACCAAGATTTCGGAGAAATGGGGCGCCGCGCGCTGGCTCTGCTCCTGGACCACATGGCGCAGGAGGAGACGGACGGCCCCCTGTCCAACGTGGTGGTCCAACCGGAACTCGTGCTGCGCTCCAGCACCGGCCCGCGGCGTCCCCTCACCCTTGGCGGTGAATGA
- a CDS encoding MBL fold metallo-hydrolase, with amino-acid sequence MRVHHLNCGTLRPPGGDLVCHVLLAESDAGLVLIDTGFGLADIADPATRIGPPRHLLRPALRRAETAVAQVERLGFRPSDVRHIVVTHFDIDHIGGLADFPHARVHVTAAEAEGALRAPTRGERRRFRSAQWSHGLDLVEHTADGERWRGFAAAKELTEIGPGVVLIPMPGHTRGHACVAVDSGDRWLLHCGDAFYHRNTLTGAPVPLGLRLAEIGVAFDRTLVRANHARLAALHQRAEPDLTLLSSHDPVIFASLAGH; translated from the coding sequence ATGCGGGTGCACCACCTCAACTGCGGCACGTTGCGGCCGCCCGGCGGTGACCTGGTCTGTCACGTTCTCCTCGCCGAGTCCGATGCCGGTCTGGTGCTGATCGACACCGGCTTCGGCCTGGCCGACATCGCTGATCCGGCGACCCGGATCGGCCCGCCACGACACCTGCTGCGCCCCGCGCTGCGACGTGCGGAGACCGCGGTGGCCCAGGTCGAGCGGCTCGGGTTCCGACCGTCCGACGTGCGTCACATCGTGGTGACCCACTTCGACATCGACCACATCGGTGGCCTCGCCGACTTCCCGCACGCCCGGGTGCACGTCACCGCCGCGGAGGCCGAGGGAGCTCTGCGTGCTCCGACCCGCGGGGAACGCCGGCGATTCCGCAGTGCCCAGTGGTCACACGGCCTCGATCTGGTCGAACACACCGCCGACGGGGAGCGGTGGCGAGGCTTCGCCGCGGCCAAGGAGCTCACCGAGATCGGCCCGGGCGTCGTCCTGATCCCGATGCCCGGCCACACCCGGGGACATGCCTGCGTCGCGGTCGACTCCGGCGACCGCTGGCTCCTGCACTGTGGCGACGCCTTCTATCACCGCAACACCCTGACCGGCGCCCCGGTGCCGCTCGGTCTCCGGCTCGCGGAGATCGGCGTCGCCTTCGACCGCACGCTGGTTCGTGCCAACCATGCCCGTCTCGCCGCCCTCCACCAGCGCGCCGAGCCCGATCTGACCCTTCTCTCCTCCCATGACCCGGTCATCTTCGCCAGCCTCGCCGGCCACTGA
- a CDS encoding ABC transporter substrate-binding protein produces MAAALTGMLAVSALAGCGSKSDDAGSGSANSGGSGKKLVLGFSQVGAESGWRTANTKSIQEAAAAAGFELKFSDAQGKQENQISAIRSFITQHVDVIAFSPVVTSGWDSVLKDAKDAGIPVILTDRAVDSQDLSLYKSFLGSDFVKEGKEAGDWLVKQYEGKSDPVNVVELSGTTGSAPAIDRQKGFAQAITANPNIKIVKSQTGNFTRAEGKTTMQAILQSTPKIDVLYAHNDDMGLGAIEAIEAAGKKPGKDIKIITVDAVHDGMQALSDGKINYIVECSPLLGPQLMDLAKKVKDKQDVPQRVLTEETTFTQEQAKAALPTRKY; encoded by the coding sequence ATGGCGGCGGCGCTGACGGGCATGCTGGCCGTGTCCGCGCTCGCCGGTTGCGGCAGCAAGAGCGACGACGCCGGTTCCGGTTCGGCGAACTCCGGCGGGAGCGGCAAGAAGCTGGTCCTCGGCTTCTCCCAGGTCGGTGCGGAGAGTGGCTGGCGCACCGCGAACACCAAGTCGATCCAGGAGGCGGCGGCCGCCGCGGGCTTCGAGCTCAAATTCTCGGACGCCCAGGGCAAGCAGGAGAACCAGATCTCCGCGATCCGCAGCTTCATCACCCAGCACGTGGACGTCATCGCGTTCTCGCCGGTGGTCACCTCCGGCTGGGACTCGGTGCTCAAGGACGCCAAGGACGCCGGCATCCCGGTGATCCTGACCGACCGTGCGGTCGACTCGCAGGACCTCTCCCTCTACAAGAGCTTCCTCGGCTCGGACTTCGTCAAGGAGGGCAAGGAGGCCGGCGACTGGCTGGTCAAGCAGTACGAGGGCAAGTCGGACCCGGTGAACGTGGTCGAGCTGTCCGGCACCACCGGTTCGGCCCCGGCGATCGACCGGCAGAAGGGCTTCGCCCAGGCGATCACGGCCAACCCGAACATCAAGATCGTCAAGTCGCAGACCGGTAACTTCACCCGGGCCGAGGGCAAGACGACGATGCAGGCGATCCTCCAGTCCACCCCGAAGATCGACGTGCTGTACGCCCACAACGACGACATGGGCCTGGGCGCCATCGAGGCGATCGAGGCGGCCGGCAAGAAGCCCGGCAAGGACATCAAGATCATCACGGTGGACGCGGTCCACGACGGTATGCAGGCCCTGTCCGACGGCAAGATCAACTACATCGTGGAGTGCAGCCCGCTCCTCGGCCCGCAGCTGATGGACCTGGCCAAGAAGGTCAAGGACAAGCAGGACGTCCCGCAGCGTGTCCTCACCGAGGAGACCACCTTCACCCAGGAGCAGGCCAAGGCCGCGCTTCCGACCCGCAAGTACTGA
- a CDS encoding sugar ABC transporter ATP-binding protein, which yields MGEPATNPVLEMTGIRKVFPGVVALDGVDFRLYPGEVHALMGENGAGKSTLIKVLTGVYEIDGGEIRLGGDVVRIAGPLAAQKAGISTVYQEVNLCTNLTVAENIFIGREPRTFGKIRWGQMRRRATELLQRLDLDIDVSAPLSQYSLAIQQMVAIARAVDISARVLILDEPTSSLDTSEVEQLFRVMRRLKADGVAILFVSHFLDQIYEISDRLTVLRNGQLIGEYRTAELTQVQLVEKMIGKELATLEDLEDKAQSARTKAAAAEPILEARGLGRTGAIAPFDLTIHQGEVVGLAGLLGSGRTELARLLFGADKADQGTLSVDGKPVSLRDPQVAMKRGIAFSSENRRTEGIIGDLSVRENIILALQASRGWTRPIPRRKQDEIVDKYIKALQIRPADPERPVRNLSGGNQQKVLLARWLITEPRLLIIDEPTRGIDVGAKAEIQKLVAELSGGGMAVLFVSAELEEVLRLSHKIAVLRDRRLVEELDNTAGVDADRIMQTIASGATS from the coding sequence ATGGGCGAACCAGCCACCAACCCGGTCCTCGAGATGACCGGCATCCGCAAGGTCTTCCCCGGCGTCGTCGCCCTGGACGGCGTCGACTTCCGTTTGTACCCCGGCGAGGTGCACGCCCTGATGGGTGAGAACGGCGCCGGCAAATCCACCCTGATCAAGGTGCTCACCGGCGTCTACGAGATCGACGGCGGCGAGATCCGGCTCGGTGGCGACGTGGTCCGGATCGCCGGCCCGCTGGCCGCTCAGAAGGCCGGGATCAGCACCGTGTACCAGGAGGTCAACCTCTGCACCAACCTCACGGTCGCGGAGAACATCTTCATCGGCCGTGAGCCCCGCACGTTCGGCAAGATCCGCTGGGGGCAGATGCGCCGCCGGGCCACCGAGTTGCTCCAGCGCCTCGACCTGGACATCGACGTGTCCGCCCCGCTGAGCCAGTACTCGCTGGCCATCCAACAGATGGTGGCGATCGCCCGCGCCGTCGACATCTCGGCCCGCGTCCTGATCCTCGACGAGCCCACCTCCAGCCTGGACACCTCCGAGGTGGAGCAGCTGTTCCGGGTGATGCGCCGGCTCAAGGCGGACGGGGTGGCGATCCTGTTCGTCTCGCACTTCCTCGACCAGATCTACGAGATCTCCGATCGGCTCACCGTGCTGCGCAACGGCCAGCTCATCGGCGAGTACCGGACCGCCGAGCTGACCCAGGTGCAGCTGGTCGAGAAGATGATCGGCAAGGAGCTCGCCACTCTGGAAGATCTTGAGGACAAGGCACAGAGCGCCCGTACGAAGGCGGCCGCCGCCGAGCCGATCCTCGAGGCCCGGGGCCTGGGCCGGACCGGTGCGATCGCCCCGTTCGACCTGACCATCCACCAGGGCGAGGTGGTCGGCCTGGCCGGCCTGCTCGGCTCGGGCCGCACCGAGCTGGCCCGGCTGCTGTTCGGCGCCGACAAGGCGGACCAGGGCACACTCAGCGTGGACGGCAAGCCGGTGTCGCTGCGCGACCCGCAGGTGGCGATGAAGCGGGGGATCGCCTTCTCCTCGGAGAACCGCCGGACCGAGGGCATCATCGGTGACCTCAGCGTCCGGGAGAACATCATCCTGGCCCTGCAGGCCTCGCGCGGCTGGACCCGGCCGATCCCGCGCCGCAAGCAGGACGAGATCGTCGACAAGTACATCAAGGCGCTGCAGATCCGGCCGGCCGACCCGGAGCGCCCGGTGCGCAACCTGTCCGGCGGCAACCAGCAGAAGGTGCTGCTGGCCCGCTGGCTGATCACCGAGCCGCGGCTGCTCATCATCGACGAGCCGACCCGGGGCATCGACGTCGGCGCCAAGGCGGAGATCCAGAAGCTGGTCGCCGAGCTCTCCGGCGGGGGCATGGCGGTGCTGTTCGTCAGCGCCGAGCTGGAGGAGGTGCTCCGGCTCAGCCACAAGATCGCCGTGCTGCGCGACCGCCGCCTGGTCGAGGAGCTGGACAACACCGCCGGGGTCGACGCCGACCGCATCATG
- the araD gene encoding L-ribulose-5-phosphate 4-epimerase AraD produces the protein MTIGSEALRRDVWLANQVIPEAGLAQLTWGNVSGVDREGGFFLIKPSGVSYGDLTADMLVPVNLETGKVLAGDLRPSVDTESHRAFYLAWPSIGGITHTHSTNAVAFAQANRDIPVLGTTHADTFNGPVPVTRGLTAEECAHDYEFNTGRVIIELIGDDEAAAAMPAALVANHGPFTWGVSPKKSVEHAIIVEAVADMAIRTLAINPQAFTPQHLQERHFKRKHGPGAYYGNPGAAKA, from the coding sequence GTGACTATCGGGTCGGAGGCTCTGCGCCGGGACGTGTGGCTGGCCAACCAGGTGATTCCGGAGGCTGGTCTGGCCCAGCTGACCTGGGGAAACGTTAGCGGTGTGGATCGGGAGGGTGGTTTTTTCCTGATCAAGCCGTCCGGGGTTTCCTACGGTGATCTGACCGCGGACATGTTGGTTCCGGTGAATCTTGAAACCGGCAAGGTGCTCGCCGGGGATCTGCGGCCGTCGGTGGACACCGAGTCGCATCGTGCGTTCTACCTGGCGTGGCCCTCGATCGGGGGGATCACGCACACGCATTCGACGAACGCGGTGGCTTTCGCTCAGGCGAATCGGGATATTCCCGTGCTCGGGACCACGCACGCGGACACTTTCAACGGGCCGGTGCCGGTGACCCGCGGGCTTACCGCTGAGGAGTGCGCGCACGACTACGAGTTCAACACCGGCCGGGTGATCATCGAGCTGATCGGTGACGACGAGGCGGCGGCCGCGATGCCGGCCGCTCTGGTCGCCAACCATGGGCCGTTCACCTGGGGTGTCAGCCCGAAGAAATCGGTCGAGCACGCGATCATCGTCGAGGCGGTCGCCGACATGGCGATCCGCACCCTGGCGATCAACCCGCAGGCGTTCACGCCGCAGCACTTGCAGGAACGGCATTTCAAGCGTAAGCACGGCCCGGGCGCCTACTACGGCAATCCCGGCGCCGCCAAGGCCTGA